The Bos indicus x Bos taurus breed Angus x Brahman F1 hybrid chromosome 3, Bos_hybrid_MaternalHap_v2.0, whole genome shotgun sequence genome includes a window with the following:
- the DIRAS3 gene encoding GTP-binding protein Di-Ras3 has product MGNSCFGLKERLMKRLRPLPTVIVIRTCLPQRRSRDFRVVVLGSAGVGKSALVQRWVRGNFREAYLPTIEDTYRQALGCSHKAGALHITDTTGGRRYRGLQRLAIARGHAFILVYSITRKQTLEELKPLYELIRQLKGNNPQKCPVILVGNKCDESRREVSEKEGAAYACEWNCAFLETSAKMNINVQELFQLLINFEKKPAAAAAPAGAQPPQKKSQIPKTAEKLLGKCIVM; this is encoded by the coding sequence ATGGGCAACTCCTGCTTCGGCCTCAAGGAACGGCTGATGAAGCGGCTGCGGCCTCTGCCGACCGTGATCGTCATCCGCACCTGCCTGCCCCAGAGAAGGAGCAGAGATTTCCGCGTGGTGGTGCTCGGCTCGGCCGGCGTGGGCAAGAGCGCTCTGGTGCAAAGGTGGGTGCGCGGCAACTTCCGTGAGGCGTACCTGCCGACCATCGAAGATACCTACCGCCAGGCGCTAGGCTGCAGCCACAAGGCGGGTGCGCTGCACATCACCGACACCACCGGTGGCCGCCGCTACCGGGGCCTGCAGCGCCTTGCCATTGCCAGGGGTCACGCCTTCATCCTGGTTTATTCTATCACCAGGAAGCAAACCCTGGAGGAGCTGAAGCCGCTCTATGAGCTGATCCGTCAACTCAAAGGTAACAACCCGCAAAAGTGCCCCGTCATCCTGGTGGGCAACAAGTGCGATGAGAGCCGTCGGGAGGTGAGTGAGAAGGAAGGTGCTGCCTATGCGTGCGAGTGGAATTGCGCCTTCTTGGAGACCTCGGCCAAGATGAATATCAACGTCCAGGAGCTGTTCCAGTTGCTGATAAATTTCGAGAAGAagcccgccgccgccgcagccccCGCCGGCGCCCAGCCTCCGCAGAAGAAATCCCAGATCCCCAAGACCGCCGAGAAGCTGCTGGGCAAGTGCATCGTCATGTGA